From a region of the Apis mellifera strain DH4 linkage group LG2, Amel_HAv3.1, whole genome shotgun sequence genome:
- the LOC552075 gene encoding saccharopine dehydrogenase-like oxidoreductase, whose protein sequence is MTDQRLDFIIFGATGFTGKYAVKIAVQLAVEKQMKFGVSGRRKQALEAIVKEFASNIDDVPIFIADLKDEESLKKMTSQAKVLINCCGPYRFYGEPIIKACIATHTHQIDVSGEPQYIEYIQLKYNKTAEEAGIYIISACGLDSIPCDLGVIFTQQKFDGEVNSIETYLNCWSSKINGAIINYGTYESAVYGIAHSHELRELRTKLYPEKLPELWPKLKTRGFIHKSSLSEGWSMIFPGADRSVTLRTQRFLYEKYKQRPAQVQTYFTLNSFFAVLTTTIFGIIFLMLSKYEFGRNLLLKYPTFFSGGYVGYEVAKPEELDKIKFSITFKAEGWTEKLVEPTDKHKDPPNKVLITKVSGTNPGYGATCTMLLLSAITILKESDKIPVNGGVLSPGAAFGKTSLIEELIKKDIKFEVISSIEKAPIMNGISSQCTKIKDLNIYDDEDKHTMMIKKPGPLRTVSWSENVEESNLDVPGTPRTPRTSTTPGHEKCTFHHDLELDHRPPTREALLPEMSRSYKLLLSSLGEDPNRPGLLKTPERAAKAMLFFTKGYDQCIDDIINDAVFDEDHDEMVVVKDIEMFSMCEHHLVPFYGKVSIGYLPCKKILGLSKLARIVEIFSRRLQVQERLTKQIAVAVTKAVQPAGVAVVVEGVHMCMVMRGVQKINSKTVTSTMLGVFRDDPKTREEFLNLVHNK, encoded by the exons ATGACAGATCAAcgattagattttataatatttggagCTACTGGATTTACAGGAAAATATGCTGTAAAAATAGCAGTACAATTAGCTGtagaaaaacaaatgaaatttggAGTGTCTGGACGCAGAAAACAAGCTTTAGAAGCAATTGTTAAAGAATTTGCTTCTAATAttg atgatgTGCCTATATTTATTGCTGATTTAAAGGATGaagaatcattgaaaaaaatgacatCACAAGCAAAAGTTCTTATTAATTGTTGTGGCCCATATAGATTTTATGGAGAACCTATTATTAAAGCATGTATTGCCACACATACTCATCAAATTGATGTCAGTGGAGAACCCCAg tatatagaatatattcaattaaaatataataaaactgcaGAAGAAGCTGGTATCTATATTATAAGTGCATGTGGATTAGATAGTATACCATGTGATCTTGGTGTAATTTTTACACAACAAAAATTTGATGGTGAGGTCAATTCTATTGAAACCTATTTAAATTGTTGGTCCTCAAAAATCAATGGTGCTATCATAAATTATGGAACATATGAATCAGCTGTTTATGGTATAGCACATTCTCATGAATTACGCGAATTGCGCACTAAACTTTATCCTGAAAAATTACCTGAATTATGGCCAAAGCTTAAAACAAG gggttttattcataaatcttCTCTATCAGAAGGATGGTCTATGATATTTCCAGGAGCTGATCGTTCTGTAACTCTGCGTACCCAacgatttttatatgaaaaatataaacaacgACCAGCGCAAGTTCAAACTTATTTCACACTTAA TTCTTTTTTTGCAGTACTAACAACAACTATTTTtggtatcatatttttaatgctaTCTAAATACGAATTTGGTCGTAATTTGTTATTGAag taTCCTACATTTTTCTCTGGAGGATATGTAGGCTATGAAGTGGCTAAACCAGAAGAActtgataaaattaagttCTCCATTACATTTAAGGCAGAAGGATGGACTGAAAAATTAGTTGAACCTACTGATAAGCATAAAGATCCACCAAACAAGGTATTAATTACCAAAGTCAGTGGAACTAATCCTGGATATGGTGCTACATGCACTATGTTATTGCTTTCTGCTATAACAATTCTCAAAGAATCAGATAAAATACCTGTAAA tggAGGAGTTTTATCACCTGGTGCTGCTTTTGGTAAAACATCattaattgaagaattaattaaaaaggacATAAAATTCGAGGTTATTTcttctattgaaaaa GCCCCAATCATGAACGGAATTTCCAGTCAATGTACTAAAATTAAGgatctaaatatatatgatgacGAAGACAAACACacaatgatgataaaaaagcCGGGACCATTGAGGACCGTTTCCTGGTCAGAGAATGTCGAGGAAAGTAACTTGGATGTGCCGGGAACTCCCAGAACTCCGCGAACTTCCACAACGCCAG GTCACGAAAAATGCACGTTTCACCACGATTTAGAGTTAGATCATAGGCCACCCACGCGCGAGGCGCTTCTTCCGGAAATGTCACGCAGTTACAAGTTACTTTTGAGCTCGCTTGGCGAGGACCCGAATCGACCAGGTCTTTTGAAAACTCCGGAACGTGCCGCGAAAGCTATGCTGTTTTTCACGAAGGGTTACGATCAATGTATCGATG ACATTATAAATGATGCGGTTTTCGATGAAGATCACGATGAGATGGTTGTGGTGAAGGACATCGAGATGTTCTCCATGTGTGAACATCATCTAGTACCTTTCTATGGCAAGGTGTCGATCGGTTATCTTCCTTGTAAGAAGATCCTTGGTCTCAGTAAATTAGCCAG GATTGTAGAAATCTTCAGCAGACGTCTTCAAGTGCAAGAACGTCTTACCAAACAAATCGCAGTAGCGGTAACGAAAGCAGTGCAACCAGCAGGAGTGGCTGTAGTCGTCGAGGGAGT GCATATGTGTATGGTTATGAGAGGAGTGCAGAAAATAAATAGCAAGACAGTTACATCAACGATGCTTGGCGTATTCCGGGATGATCCTAAGACTCGCGAGGAATTCCTTAATCTGGTTCACAATaagtaa
- the LOC100577939 gene encoding probable serine/threonine-protein kinase kinX has translation MPRPLLKDTIKSEYVIDENHKPSNKTIKFKKSVTTTSRKFSSTVKNRDRLVGGADAPEEQKDILKLPEETEEKTRAAGPCCTCLAQVPGTTGDKKVDEIIDYVHQNLQEAGKALATLGENFEHDSKLMFVDILGRIQQWSGLVQNKLDICNNEIETLREELIARACEIENLKNLLGECEKEREAALIQAAKAQEEAIEISERFENHKKQEEERKKIIPEITPKEIKEPTEIKEPKEVKEPIEIKEPKEIKEPKEIKEEEKEKIEIICTDAAIQSILKDREKRREIELEGEIARLRKENERIIKERAEYESAIQRALLRGVSSLNVEALKVLRCPPIPCCTPCAPCPASAIESVVPCATRKGTASTGIAKNCGTKRIGNGNTIHEENCTVKRPCASPCCSAGRNRQPVMNNSTIFLLHQGDTENICGSNNVSVPICGSPVMKKIEIPPCPRFTI, from the exons ATGCCACGTCCACTCTTAAAAGATACAATCAAAAGCG aaTATGTTATCGATGAAAATCATAAACCAtcgaataaaacaattaaatttaaaaaatctgtaACTACAACAAGTCGTAAATTTAGTTCAACTGTGAAAAATCGAGATCGTTTAGTAGGAGGAGCAGATGCTCCTGAGGAACAAAAAGACATATTGAAACTGCCAGaagaaacggaagaaaaaaCTCGTGCAGCTGGACCATGTTGTACTTGTTTGGCACAAGTACCAGGAACAACCGG AGATAAGAAGGTggatgaaattattgattatgtaCATCAAAATTTACAAGAAGCGGGTAAAGCATTGGCTACCTTAGGCGAAAATTTTGAGCACGATTCAAAG ttGATGTTCGTCGATATACTTGGTCGAATACAACAATGGAGCGGTTTGGTTCAAAACAAATTGGATATTTGTAACAATGAAATCGAAACATTGCGTGAAGAATTAATAGCACGAGCTTGTGAAATCGAAAATCTAAAGAATTTATTGGGAGAATGCGAG aaaGAACGTGAGGCCGCTCTAATTCAAGCGGCTAAAGCACAAGAAGAAGCAATTGAAATTAGCGAACGttttgaaaatcataaaaaacaagaagaagaaagaaaaaagataattccAGAAATAACtccaaaagaaataaaagaaccaacagaaataaaagaaccaaaagaagtaaaagaaccaatagaa ataaaagaaccaaaagaaataaaagaaccaaaagaaataaaagaagaggaaaaagaaaaaatagaaattatttgcaCGGATGCAGctattcaatcaattttgaaaGACAGAGAAAAAAGACGAGAAATTGaa cTTGAAGGTGAAATAGCAAGACTCCGCAAAGAAAATGAACGTATTATAAAAGAACGTGCTGAATATGAGAGTGCGATACAACGAGCATTACTTCGAGGTGTTTCATCTTTGAATGTTGAAGCATTGAAAGTTTTACGTTGTCCACCAATTCCATGTTGTACTCCTTGTGCACCTTGTCCTGCTTCTGCTat AGAATCGGTTGTGCCATGTGCAACCAGGAAAGGCACTGCATCAACTGGGATCGCTAAAAATTGCGGCACTAAACGTATCGGTAACGGAAATACTATTCATGAAGAAAATTGCACTGTGAAACGACCTTGCGCCAGTCCTTGTTGTTCTGCTGGAAGAAATCGACAACCTGTAATGAACAATAGtacgatatttcttcttcatcaaggagatacagaaaatatttgtggATCAAATAATGTTTCAGTGCCAATTTGCGGTTCTCcagttatgaaaaaaattgaaatacctCCATGTCCTAGATTTACTATATga